A genome region from Schistocerca nitens isolate TAMUIC-IGC-003100 chromosome 4, iqSchNite1.1, whole genome shotgun sequence includes the following:
- the LOC126252053 gene encoding uncharacterized PE-PGRS family protein PE_PGRS54-like isoform X16, producing the protein MRATAVWAALLLQLAVVAAAPWNTGCLFSRDPDCWRSHAGTSVDNHAFGTLHTQNSALTPAKDDNRWPHIRQQEAENGESEQNHPADVKKKYLHELTRLLQGIMAEREERSRSDSDSSSDSSSSSSSTNENNISNTENSSSNEFGSGQDGHSGENGSGSGGGSGGLAGSGGLGSGSGNGGNGGNGGNGGDGGDSVTGGDGGDGGNGGNGGDAGDSSNGGDAGDGGDGGDGGNGGDAGDGGDGGNGGDGGDGGDGGSGGDAGNGGDGGNGGDGGDGGDGGSGGDAGNGGDGGDGGDGGNGGDGGDGGDGGSGGDAGDGGDGGDGGDGGNGGDAGDGGDGGNGGDGGDGGDGGSGSDASNGGDGGDGGDGGNGGDAGDGGDGGDGGDGGNGGDAGDGGDGGNGGNGGDGGDGSSGGDAGDGGDGGDGGNGGDAGDGGDGGNGGDGGDGGDGGSGGDAGNGGDGGDGGDGGDAGDGGDGGNGGDGGDGGNGGDAGDGGDGGNGGDGGDGGDGGSGGAAGDGGDGGSGGDAGDGGDGGNGGDGGDGGDGSSGGDAGDGGDGGDGGNGGDAGDGGDGGNGGDGGDGGDGGSGGDAGDGGDGGDGDNGGDGGDGGDGGNGGDGGDAGDGGSGSDAGNGVDGGDGGNGGDAGDGGDGGNGGDGGDGGNGGDAGDGGDGGNGGNGGDAGDGGSGGDAGDGGDGGNGGDAGDGGDGGNGGDGGDGGDGGSGGDAGNGGDGGDGGDGGNGGDAGDGGDGGDGGNGGDAGDGGDGGNGGNGGDGGEGGSGGDAGDGGDGGDGGNGGDAGDGGDGGNGGNGGDAGDGGNGGDAGDGGNGGDGGNGGDGGSGGDAGNGGDGGNGGDGGDGGNGGDSGSGGSGGSGGDGGNGGSGGSGGSDGSDGTDGSDGGNGDDAGNGGDGGNGGDGGNGGSGGDAGDGGDGGDGGDGGSGGGAGDGGDGGNGGDGGDGSDGGSGGGAGDGGNGGDGGNGGDAGNGGDGGNGGDGGDGGSGGDSGNGGDGGNGGDGGDGGNGGDSGNGGDGGDGGDGGDGGSGGGAGDGGDGGNGGDGGDGGSGGDSGNGGDGGNGGDGGDGGNGGDSGNGGDGGDGGNGGNGGDGGNGGNGGEGGDGGNGGDGGDGGNGGDGGDGGDGGNGGNGGNDNDGQSNNESGSSDGGSDSDGGIGDCPAVGSCPLHEDAGSDVTLLPHATDCGQYCVCDHGVPVAMPCPAGLHFNPELRVCDWPYAAGCEVQS; encoded by the exons ATGAGAG CTACGGCGGTGTGGGCGGCGCTGCTTCTGCAGCTGGCGGTCGTAGCGGCGGCGCCCTGGAACACGGGGTGTCTCTTCTCCAGGGACCCCGACTGTTGGCGATCGCACGCAG GCACAAGTGTGGATAATCACGCCTTTGGGACACTTCACACACAGAATTCGGCACTTACCCCAGCAAAGGATGACAACAGATGGCCACATATCCGACAGCAGGAAGCAGAAAATGGCGAAAGTGAACAAAATCATCCAGCCGATGTAAAGAAAAAGTACTTACATGAATTAACGAGACTCTTACAAGGTATTATGGCAGAGAGGGAAGAAAGAAGTAGGAGCGACAGCGACAgtagcagcgacagcagcagcagcagtagtagcacTAATGAGAACAATATTAGTAACACTGAAAACAGTAGCAGTAATGAATTTGGAAGTGGACAAGATGGACATAGTGGAGAGAATGGAAGTGGAAGTGGAGGTGGCAGTGGAGGACTAGCTGGTAGTGGAGGACTCGGAAGTGGCAGTGGAAATGGTGGAAACGGTGGTAATGGAGGCAACGGTGGGGACGGTGGAGACAGTGTAACTGGAGGAGATGGAGGGGATGGTGGAAATGGAGGTAATGGTGGAGATGCTGGCGACAGCAGCAATGGTGGTGATGCCGGTGATGGAGGAGATGGTGGTGATGGAGGCAATGGTGGTGATGCTGGAGATGGAGGTGATGGTGGAAATGGCGGCGATGGCGGAGATGGAGGTGATGGAGGCAGTGGTGGTGATGCTGGCAATGGAGGTGATGGTGGAAATGGAGGTGATGGTGGAGATGGAGGTGATGGAGGCAGTGGTGGTGATGCTGGCAATGGTGGAGATGGTGGTGATGGAGGTGATGGTGGAAATGGAGGTGACGGTGGAGATGGAGGTGATGGAGGCAGTGGAGGTGATGCTGGAGATGGAggagatggtggtgatggtggcgaCGGAGGCAATGGTGGCGATGCTGGAGATGGAGGAGATGGTGGAAATGGAGGCGATGGTGGTGATGGAGGTGATGGAGGCAGCGGTAGTGATGCCAGCAATGGAggagatggtggtgatggtggtgatggaggCAATGGTGGTGATGCTGGTGATGGAggagatggtggtgatggtggcgaTGGAGGCAACGGTGGTGATGCTGGAGATGGAGGTGATGGTGGAAATGGAGGCAATGGTGGTGATGGAGGTGATGGAAGCAGTGGTGGTGATGCTGGAGATGGAGGAGATGGTGGTGATGGAGGCAATGGTGGTGATGCTGGCGATGGAGGTGATGGTGGAAATGGAGGCGATGGTGGAGATGGAGGTGATGGAGGCAGTGGTGGTGACGCTGGCAATGGAGGAGATGGTGGTGATGGAGGCGATGGTGGTGATGCTGGTGATGGAGGTGATGGTGGAAATGGTGGTGATGGTGGCGATGGAGGCAATGGTGGTGATGCTGGAGATGGAGGAGATGGTGGAAATGGAGGCGATGGTGGTGATGGAGGTGATGGAGGCAGTGGTGGTGCTGCTGGAGATGGTGGTGATGGAGGCAGTGGCGGTGATGCTGgcgatggtggtgatggtggaaaTGGAGGTGATGGTGGAGATGGAG GTGATGGAAGCAGTGGTGGTGATGCTGGAGATGGAGGAGATGGTGGTGATGGAGGCAATGGTGGTGATGCTGGCGATGGAGGTGATGGTGGAAATGGAGGTGATGGTGGAGATGGAGGTGATGGAGGCAGTGGAGGTGATGCTGGAGATGGAGGCGATGGTGGCGATGGAGACAATGGTGGTGATGGTggagatggtggtgatggtggaaaTGGAGGTGATGGTGGAGATGCAGGTGATGGAGGCAGTGGTAGTGATGCTGGCAATGGAGTAGATGGTGGAGATGGAGGCAATGGTGGTGATGCTGGTGATGGAGGTGATGGTGGaaatggtggtgatggtggtgacgGAGGCAATGGTGGTGATGCTGGAGATGGAGGAGATGGTGGAAATGGAGGCAATGGTGGTGATGCAGGTGATGGAGGCAGTGGTGGTGAtgctggtgatggtggtgatggaggCAATGGCGGTGATGCTGGCGATGGTGGCGATGGTGGAAATGGAGGTGATGGTGGAGATGGAGGTGATGGAGGCAGTGGTGGTGATGCTGGCAATGGTggagatggtggtgatggtggtgatggaggTAATGGTGGTGATGCTGGTGATGGAGGAGATGGTGGTGATGGAGGCAATGGCGGTGATGCTGGTGATGGAGGTGATGGTGGAAACGGAGGTAATGGCGGAGATGGAGGTGAAGGAGGCAGTGGTGGTGATGCTGGAGATGGAGGAGATGGTGGTGATGGAGGCAATGGTGGTGATGCTGGCGATGGAGGTGATGGTGGAAATGGTGGCAATGGTGGAGATGCAGGTGATGGAGGCAATGGTGGTGATGCTGGAGATGGTGGAAATGGCGGTGATGGTGGAAATGGAGGTGATGGAGGCAGTGGTGGTGATGCTGGCAATGGAGGTGATGGTGGAAATGGTGGTGATGGTGGAGATGGAGGCAATGGTGGTGATTCTGGCAGTGGTGGCAGTGGAGGAAGTGGAGGAGATGGTGGTAATGGTGGAagtggtggcagtggtggcagTGATGGTAGTGATGGCACTGATGGCAGTGATGGAGGCAATGGTGATGATGCTGGAAATGGAGGTGATGGTGGCAATGGAGGAGATGGAGGTAATGGAGGCAGTGGTGGCGATGCTGGTGATGGAGGTGATGGTGGAGATGGTGGTGATGGAGGTAGTGGTGGAGGTGCTGGTGATGGAGGGGATGGTGGAAATGGTGGTGATGGTGGAGATGGAAGTGATGGAggcagtggtggtggtgctggtgatgGTGGCAATGGTGGTGATGGAGGCAATGGTGGTGATGCTGGTAATGGAGGTGATGGTGGAAATGGTGGAGATGGAGGTGATGGAGGCAGTGGTGGAGATTCTGGCAATGGAGGTGATGGTGGAAATGGTGGTGATGGAGGAGACGGTGGCAATGGTGGTGATTCTGGCAATGGAGGAGATGGTggagatggtggtgatggtggtgatggaggTAGTGGTGGAGGTGCTGGTGATGGAGGTGATGGTGGAAATGGTGGAGATGGAGGTGATGGAGGCAGTGGTGGAGATTCTGGCAATGGAGGTGATGGTGGAAATGGTGGTGATGGAGGAGACGGTGGCAATGGTGGTGATTCTGGCAATGGAGGAGATGGTGGAGATGGTGGAAATGGAGGTAATGGTGGAGATGGTGGTAATGGAGGTAATGGTGGAGAAGGTGGAGATGGCGGTAATGGAGGCGATGGTGGAGATGGCGGTAATGGAGGCGATGGTggagatggtggtgatggtggcaaCGGAGGTAATGGAGGTAATGATAATGATGGCCAGTCTAATAATGAAAGTGGCAGCAGTGATGGAGGCAGTGATTCTGATGGTGGCATTGGTGACTGCCCGGCCGTTGGCAGTTGTCCATTACACGAAGATGCTGGATCAGATGTTACACTGTTGCCCCATGCCACTGATTGTGGACAGTATTGTGTATGTGACCATGGCGTTCCAGTAGCCATGCCTTGTCCTGCAGGACTCCACTTCAACCCAGAGCTGAGAGTCTGCGACTGGCCATATGCTGCTGGTTGTGAGGTACAGAGCTAA
- the LOC126252053 gene encoding uncharacterized PE-PGRS family protein PE_PGRS54-like isoform X17, translating to MRATAVWAALLLQLAVVAAAPWNTGCLFSRDPDCWRSHAGTSVDNHAFGTLHTQNSALTPAKDDNRWPHIRQQEAENGESEQNHPADVKKKYLHELTRLLQGIMAEREERSRSDSDSSSDSSSSSSSTNENNISNTENSSSNEFGSGQDGHSGENGSGSGGGSGGLAGSGGLGSGSGNGGNGGNGGNGGDGGDSVTGGDGGDGGNGGNGGDAGDSSNGGDAGDGGDGGDGGNGGDAGDGGDGGNGGDGGDGGDGGSGGDAGNGGDGGNGGDGGDGGDGGSGGDAGNGGDGGDGGNGGDAGDGGDGGNGGDGGDGGDGGSGGDAGNGGDGGDGGDGGDAGDGGDGGNGGDGGDGGNGGDAGDGGDGGNGGDGGDGGDGGSGGAAGDGGDGGSGGDAGDGGDGGNGGDGGDGGDGGSGGDAGNGGDGGDGGDAGNGGDGGDGGSGGDAGDGGDGGDGGDGGNGGDAGDGGDGGNGGDGGDGGDGGSGSDASNGGDGGDGGDGGNGGDAGDGGDGGDGGDGGNGGDAGDGGDGGNGGNGGDGGDGSSGGDAGDGGDGGDGGNGGDAGDGGDGGNGGDGGDGGDGGSGGDAGDGGDGGDGDNGGDGGDGGDGGNGGDGGDAGDGGSGSDAGNGVDGGDGGNGGDAGDGGDGGNGGDGGDGGNGGDAGDGGDGGNGGNGGDAGDGGSGGDAGDGGDGGNGGDAGDGGDGGNGGDGGDGGDGGSGGDAGNGGDGGDGGDGGNGGDAGDGGDGGDGGNGGDAGDGGDGGNGGNGGDGGEGGSGGDAGDGGDGGDGGNGGDAGDGGDGGNGGNGGDAGDGGNGGDAGDGGNGGDGGNGGDGGSGGDAGNGGDGGNGGDGGDGGNGGDSGSGGSGGSGGDGGNGGSGGSGGSDGSDGTDGSDGGNGDDAGNGGDGGNGGDGGNGGSGGDAGDGGDGGDGGDGGSGGGAGDGGDGGNGGDGGDGSDGGSGGGAGDGGNGGDGGNGGDAGNGGDGGNGGDGGDGGSGGDSGNGGDGGNGGDGGDGGNGGDSGNGGDGGDGGDGGDGGSGGGAGDGGDGGNGGDGGDGGSGGDSGNGGDGGNGGDGGDGGNGGDSGNGGDGGDGGNGGNGGDGGNGGNGGEGGDGGNGGDGGDGGNGGDGGDGGDGGNGGNGGNDNDGQSNNESGSSDGGSDSDGGIGDCPAVGSCPLHEDAGSDVTLLPHATDCGQYCVCDHGVPVAMPCPAGLHFNPELRVCDWPYAAGCEVQS from the exons ATGAGAG CTACGGCGGTGTGGGCGGCGCTGCTTCTGCAGCTGGCGGTCGTAGCGGCGGCGCCCTGGAACACGGGGTGTCTCTTCTCCAGGGACCCCGACTGTTGGCGATCGCACGCAG GCACAAGTGTGGATAATCACGCCTTTGGGACACTTCACACACAGAATTCGGCACTTACCCCAGCAAAGGATGACAACAGATGGCCACATATCCGACAGCAGGAAGCAGAAAATGGCGAAAGTGAACAAAATCATCCAGCCGATGTAAAGAAAAAGTACTTACATGAATTAACGAGACTCTTACAAGGTATTATGGCAGAGAGGGAAGAAAGAAGTAGGAGCGACAGCGACAgtagcagcgacagcagcagcagcagtagtagcacTAATGAGAACAATATTAGTAACACTGAAAACAGTAGCAGTAATGAATTTGGAAGTGGACAAGATGGACATAGTGGAGAGAATGGAAGTGGAAGTGGAGGTGGCAGTGGAGGACTAGCTGGTAGTGGAGGACTCGGAAGTGGCAGTGGAAATGGTGGAAACGGTGGTAATGGAGGCAACGGTGGGGACGGTGGAGACAGTGTAACTGGAGGAGATGGAGGGGATGGTGGAAATGGAGGTAATGGTGGAGATGCTGGCGACAGCAGCAATGGTGGTGATGCCGGTGATGGAGGAGATGGTGGTGATGGAGGCAATGGTGGTGATGCTGGAGATGGAGGTGATGGTGGAAATGGCGGCGATGGCGGAGATGGAGGTGATGGAGGCAGTGGTGGTGATGCTGGCAATGGAGGTGATGGTGGAAATGGAGGTGATGGTGGAGATGGAGGTGATGGAGGCAGTGGTGGTGATGCTGGCAATGGTGGAGATGGTGGTGATGGAG GCAATGGTGGTGATGCTGGCGATGGAGGTGATGGTGGAAATGGAGGCGATGGTGGAGATGGAGGTGATGGAGGCAGTGGTGGTGACGCTGGCAATGGAGGAGATGGTGGTGATGGAGGCGATGGTGGTGATGCTGGTGATGGAGGTGATGGTGGAAATGGTGGTGATGGTGGCGATGGAGGCAATGGTGGTGATGCTGGAGATGGAGGAGATGGTGGAAATGGAGGCGATGGTGGTGATGGAGGTGATGGAGGCAGTGGTGGTGCTGCTGGAGATGGTGGTGATGGAGGCAGTGGCGGTGATGCTGgcgatggtggtgatggtggaaaTGGAGGTGATGGTGGAGATGGAGGTGATGGAGGCAGTGGTGGTGATGCTGGCAATGGTGGAGATGGTGGTGATGGAGGTGATGCTGGAAATGGAGGTGATGGTGGAGATGGAGGCAGTGGAGGTGATGCTGGAGATGGAggagatggtggtgatggtggcgaCGGAGGCAATGGTGGTGATGCTGGAGATGGAGGAGATGGTGGAAATGGAGGCGATGGTGGTGATGGAGGTGATGGAGGCAGCGGTAGTGATGCCAGCAATGGAggagatggtggtgatggtggtgatggaggCAATGGTGGTGATGCTGGTGATGGAggagatggtggtgatggtggcgaTGGAGGCAACGGTGGTGATGCTGGAGATGGAGGTGATGGTGGAAATGGAGGCAATGGTGGTGATGGAGGTGATGGAAGCAGTGGTGGTGATGCTGGAGATGGAGGAGATGGTGGTGATGGAGGCAATGGTGGTGATGCTGGCGATGGAGGTGATGGTGGAAATGGAGGTGATGGTGGAGATGGAGGTGATGGAGGCAGTGGAGGTGATGCTGGAGATGGAGGCGATGGTGGCGATGGAGACAATGGTGGTGATGGTggagatggtggtgatggtggaaaTGGAGGTGATGGTGGAGATGCAGGTGATGGAGGCAGTGGTAGTGATGCTGGCAATGGAGTAGATGGTGGAGATGGAGGCAATGGTGGTGATGCTGGTGATGGAGGTGATGGTGGaaatggtggtgatggtggtgacgGAGGCAATGGTGGTGATGCTGGAGATGGAGGAGATGGTGGAAATGGAGGCAATGGTGGTGATGCAGGTGATGGAGGCAGTGGTGGTGAtgctggtgatggtggtgatggaggCAATGGCGGTGATGCTGGCGATGGTGGCGATGGTGGAAATGGAGGTGATGGTGGAGATGGAGGTGATGGAGGCAGTGGTGGTGATGCTGGCAATGGTggagatggtggtgatggtggtgatggaggTAATGGTGGTGATGCTGGTGATGGAGGAGATGGTGGTGATGGAGGCAATGGCGGTGATGCTGGTGATGGAGGTGATGGTGGAAACGGAGGTAATGGCGGAGATGGAGGTGAAGGAGGCAGTGGTGGTGATGCTGGAGATGGAGGAGATGGTGGTGATGGAGGCAATGGTGGTGATGCTGGCGATGGAGGTGATGGTGGAAATGGTGGCAATGGTGGAGATGCAGGTGATGGAGGCAATGGTGGTGATGCTGGAGATGGTGGAAATGGCGGTGATGGTGGAAATGGAGGTGATGGAGGCAGTGGTGGTGATGCTGGCAATGGAGGTGATGGTGGAAATGGTGGTGATGGTGGAGATGGAGGCAATGGTGGTGATTCTGGCAGTGGTGGCAGTGGAGGAAGTGGAGGAGATGGTGGTAATGGTGGAagtggtggcagtggtggcagTGATGGTAGTGATGGCACTGATGGCAGTGATGGAGGCAATGGTGATGATGCTGGAAATGGAGGTGATGGTGGCAATGGAGGAGATGGAGGTAATGGAGGCAGTGGTGGCGATGCTGGTGATGGAGGTGATGGTGGAGATGGTGGTGATGGAGGTAGTGGTGGAGGTGCTGGTGATGGAGGGGATGGTGGAAATGGTGGTGATGGTGGAGATGGAAGTGATGGAggcagtggtggtggtgctggtgatgGTGGCAATGGTGGTGATGGAGGCAATGGTGGTGATGCTGGTAATGGAGGTGATGGTGGAAATGGTGGAGATGGAGGTGATGGAGGCAGTGGTGGAGATTCTGGCAATGGAGGTGATGGTGGAAATGGTGGTGATGGAGGAGACGGTGGCAATGGTGGTGATTCTGGCAATGGAGGAGATGGTggagatggtggtgatggtggtgatggaggTAGTGGTGGAGGTGCTGGTGATGGAGGTGATGGTGGAAATGGTGGAGATGGAGGTGATGGAGGCAGTGGTGGAGATTCTGGCAATGGAGGTGATGGTGGAAATGGTGGTGATGGAGGAGACGGTGGCAATGGTGGTGATTCTGGCAATGGAGGAGATGGTGGAGATGGTGGAAATGGAGGTAATGGTGGAGATGGTGGTAATGGAGGTAATGGTGGAGAAGGTGGAGATGGCGGTAATGGAGGCGATGGTGGAGATGGCGGTAATGGAGGCGATGGTggagatggtggtgatggtggcaaCGGAGGTAATGGAGGTAATGATAATGATGGCCAGTCTAATAATGAAAGTGGCAGCAGTGATGGAGGCAGTGATTCTGATGGTGGCATTGGTGACTGCCCGGCCGTTGGCAGTTGTCCATTACACGAAGATGCTGGATCAGATGTTACACTGTTGCCCCATGCCACTGATTGTGGACAGTATTGTGTATGTGACCATGGCGTTCCAGTAGCCATGCCTTGTCCTGCAGGACTCCACTTCAACCCAGAGCTGAGAGTCTGCGACTGGCCATATGCTGCTGGTTGTGAGGTACAGAGCTAA
- the LOC126252053 gene encoding uncharacterized PE-PGRS family protein PE_PGRS54-like isoform X20 gives MRATAVWAALLLQLAVVAAAPWNTGCLFSRDPDCWRSHAGTSVDNHAFGTLHTQNSALTPAKDDNRWPHIRQQEAENGESEQNHPADVKKKYLHELTRLLQGIMAEREERSRSDSDSSSDSSSSSSSTNENNISNTENSSSNEFGSGQDGHSGENGSGSGGGSGGLAGSGGLGSGSGNGGNGGNGGNGGDGGDSVTGGDGGDGGNGGNGGDAGDSSNGGDAGDGGDGGDGGNGGDAGDGGDGGNGGDGGDGGDGGSGGDAGNGGDGGNGGDGGDGGDGGSGGDAGNGGDGGDGGDGGNGGDGGDGGDGGSGGDAGNGGDGGDGGDGGDAGDGGDGGNGGDGGDGGNGGDAGDGGDGGNGGDGGDGGDGGSGGAAGDGGDGGSGGDAGDGGDGGNGGDGGDGGDGGSGGDAGNGGDGGDGGDAGNGGDGGDGGSGGDAGDGGDGGDGGDGGNGGDAGDGGDGGNGGDGGDGGDGGSGSDASNGGDGGDGGDGGNGGDAGDGGDGGDGGDGGNGGDAGDGGDGGNGGNGGDGGDGSSGGDAGDGGDGGDGGNGGDAGDGGDGGNGGDGGDGGDGGSGGDAGDGGDGGDGDNGGDGGDGGDGGNGGDGGDAGDGGSGSDAGNGVDGGDGGNGGDAGDGGDGGNGGDGGDGGNGGDAGDGGDGGNGGNGGDAGDGGSGGDAGDGGDGGNGGDAGDGGDGGNGGDGGDGGDGGSGGDAGNGGDGGDGGDGGNGGDAGDGGDGGDGGNGGDAGDGGDGGNGGNGGDGGEGGSGGDAGDGGDGGDGGNGGDAGDGGDGGNGGNGGDAGDGGNGGDAGDGGNGGDGGNGGDGGSGGDAGNGGDGGNGGDGGDGGNGGDSGSGGSGGSGGDGGNGGSGGSGGSDGSDGTDGSDGGNGDDAGNGGDGGNGGDGGNGGSGGDAGDGGDGGDGGDGGSGGGAGDGGDGGNGGDGGDGSDGGSGGGAGDGGNGGDGGNGGDAGNGGDGGNGGDGGDGGSGGDSGNGGDGGNGGDGGDGGNGGDSGNGGDGGDGGDGGDGGSGGGAGDGGDGGNGGDGGDGGSGGDSGNGGDGGNGGDGGDGGNGGDSGNGGDGGDGGNGGNGGDGGNGGNGGEGGDGGNGGDGGDGGNGGDGGDGGDGGNGGNGGNDNDGQSNNESGSSDGGSDSDGGIGDCPAVGSCPLHEDAGSDVTLLPHATDCGQYCVCDHGVPVAMPCPAGLHFNPELRVCDWPYAAGCEVQS, from the exons ATGAGAG CTACGGCGGTGTGGGCGGCGCTGCTTCTGCAGCTGGCGGTCGTAGCGGCGGCGCCCTGGAACACGGGGTGTCTCTTCTCCAGGGACCCCGACTGTTGGCGATCGCACGCAG GCACAAGTGTGGATAATCACGCCTTTGGGACACTTCACACACAGAATTCGGCACTTACCCCAGCAAAGGATGACAACAGATGGCCACATATCCGACAGCAGGAAGCAGAAAATGGCGAAAGTGAACAAAATCATCCAGCCGATGTAAAGAAAAAGTACTTACATGAATTAACGAGACTCTTACAAGGTATTATGGCAGAGAGGGAAGAAAGAAGTAGGAGCGACAGCGACAgtagcagcgacagcagcagcagcagtagtagcacTAATGAGAACAATATTAGTAACACTGAAAACAGTAGCAGTAATGAATTTGGAAGTGGACAAGATGGACATAGTGGAGAGAATGGAAGTGGAAGTGGAGGTGGCAGTGGAGGACTAGCTGGTAGTGGAGGACTCGGAAGTGGCAGTGGAAATGGTGGAAACGGTGGTAATGGAGGCAACGGTGGGGACGGTGGAGACAGTGTAACTGGAGGAGATGGAGGGGATGGTGGAAATGGAGGTAATGGTGGAGATGCTGGCGACAGCAGCAATGGTGGTGATGCCGGTGATGGAGGAGATGGTGGTGATGGAGGCAATGGTGGTGATGCTGGAGATGGAGGTGATGGTGGAAATGGCGGCGATGGCGGAGATGGAGGTGATGGAGGCAGTGGTGGTGATGCTGGCAATGGAGGTGATGGTGGAAATGGAGGTGATGGTGGAGATGGAGGTGATGGAGGCAGTGGTGGTGATGCTGGCAATGGTGGAGATGGTGGTGATGGAG GTGATGGTGGAAATGGAGGCGATGGTGGAGATGGAGGTGATGGAGGCAGTGGTGGTGACGCTGGCAATGGAGGAGATGGTGGTGATGGAGGCGATGGTGGTGATGCTGGTGATGGAGGTGATGGTGGAAATGGTGGTGATGGTGGCGATGGAGGCAATGGTGGTGATGCTGGAGATGGAGGAGATGGTGGAAATGGAGGCGATGGTGGTGATGGAGGTGATGGAGGCAGTGGTGGTGCTGCTGGAGATGGTGGTGATGGAGGCAGTGGCGGTGATGCTGgcgatggtggtgatggtggaaaTGGAGGTGATGGTGGAGATGGAGGTGATGGAGGCAGTGGTGGTGATGCTGGCAATGGTGGAGATGGTGGTGATGGAGGTGATGCTGGAAATGGAGGTGATGGTGGAGATGGAGGCAGTGGAGGTGATGCTGGAGATGGAggagatggtggtgatggtggcgaCGGAGGCAATGGTGGTGATGCTGGAGATGGAGGAGATGGTGGAAATGGAGGCGATGGTGGTGATGGAGGTGATGGAGGCAGCGGTAGTGATGCCAGCAATGGAggagatggtggtgatggtggtgatggaggCAATGGTGGTGATGCTGGTGATGGAggagatggtggtgatggtggcgaTGGAGGCAACGGTGGTGATGCTGGAGATGGAGGTGATGGTGGAAATGGAGGCAATGGTGGTGATGGAGGTGATGGAAGCAGTGGTGGTGATGCTGGAGATGGAGGAGATGGTGGTGATGGAGGCAATGGTGGTGATGCTGGCGATGGAGGTGATGGTGGAAATGGAGGTGATGGTGGAGATGGAGGTGATGGAGGCAGTGGAGGTGATGCTGGAGATGGAGGCGATGGTGGCGATGGAGACAATGGTGGTGATGGTggagatggtggtgatggtggaaaTGGAGGTGATGGTGGAGATGCAGGTGATGGAGGCAGTGGTAGTGATGCTGGCAATGGAGTAGATGGTGGAGATGGAGGCAATGGTGGTGATGCTGGTGATGGAGGTGATGGTGGaaatggtggtgatggtggtgacgGAGGCAATGGTGGTGATGCTGGAGATGGAGGAGATGGTGGAAATGGAGGCAATGGTGGTGATGCAGGTGATGGAGGCAGTGGTGGTGAtgctggtgatggtggtgatggaggCAATGGCGGTGATGCTGGCGATGGTGGCGATGGTGGAAATGGAGGTGATGGTGGAGATGGAGGTGATGGAGGCAGTGGTGGTGATGCTGGCAATGGTggagatggtggtgatggtggtgatggaggTAATGGTGGTGATGCTGGTGATGGAGGAGATGGTGGTGATGGAGGCAATGGCGGTGATGCTGGTGATGGAGGTGATGGTGGAAACGGAGGTAATGGCGGAGATGGAGGTGAAGGAGGCAGTGGTGGTGATGCTGGAGATGGAGGAGATGGTGGTGATGGAGGCAATGGTGGTGATGCTGGCGATGGAGGTGATGGTGGAAATGGTGGCAATGGTGGAGATGCAGGTGATGGAGGCAATGGTGGTGATGCTGGAGATGGTGGAAATGGCGGTGATGGTGGAAATGGAGGTGATGGAGGCAGTGGTGGTGATGCTGGCAATGGAGGTGATGGTGGAAATGGTGGTGATGGTGGAGATGGAGGCAATGGTGGTGATTCTGGCAGTGGTGGCAGTGGAGGAAGTGGAGGAGATGGTGGTAATGGTGGAagtggtggcagtggtggcagTGATGGTAGTGATGGCACTGATGGCAGTGATGGAGGCAATGGTGATGATGCTGGAAATGGAGGTGATGGTGGCAATGGAGGAGATGGAGGTAATGGAGGCAGTGGTGGCGATGCTGGTGATGGAGGTGATGGTGGAGATGGTGGTGATGGAGGTAGTGGTGGAGGTGCTGGTGATGGAGGGGATGGTGGAAATGGTGGTGATGGTGGAGATGGAAGTGATGGAggcagtggtggtggtgctggtgatgGTGGCAATGGTGGTGATGGAGGCAATGGTGGTGATGCTGGTAATGGAGGTGATGGTGGAAATGGTGGAGATGGAGGTGATGGAGGCAGTGGTGGAGATTCTGGCAATGGAGGTGATGGTGGAAATGGTGGTGATGGAGGAGACGGTGGCAATGGTGGTGATTCTGGCAATGGAGGAGATGGTggagatggtggtgatggtggtgatggaggTAGTGGTGGAGGTGCTGGTGATGGAGGTGATGGTGGAAATGGTGGAGATGGAGGTGATGGAGGCAGTGGTGGAGATTCTGGCAATGGAGGTGATGGTGGAAATGGTGGTGATGGAGGAGACGGTGGCAATGGTGGTGATTCTGGCAATGGAGGAGATGGTGGAGATGGTGGAAATGGAGGTAATGGTGGAGATGGTGGTAATGGAGGTAATGGTGGAGAAGGTGGAGATGGCGGTAATGGAGGCGATGGTGGAGATGGCGGTAATGGAGGCGATGGTggagatggtggtgatggtggcaaCGGAGGTAATGGAGGTAATGATAATGATGGCCAGTCTAATAATGAAAGTGGCAGCAGTGATGGAGGCAGTGATTCTGATGGTGGCATTGGTGACTGCCCGGCCGTTGGCAGTTGTCCATTACACGAAGATGCTGGATCAGATGTTACACTGTTGCCCCATGCCACTGATTGTGGACAGTATTGTGTATGTGACCATGGCGTTCCAGTAGCCATGCCTTGTCCTGCAGGACTCCACTTCAACCCAGAGCTGAGAGTCTGCGACTGGCCATATGCTGCTGGTTGTGAGGTACAGAGCTAA